Proteins from a genomic interval of Candidatus Neomarinimicrobiota bacterium:
- a CDS encoding thioredoxin family protein: protein MRFKIISISCACLLGCASIYPGNNPTVVFEDGYHFGILNKSLIKNHDTNTWFSKQYDTYRPELNRLEPSNLLHISIKVFMGTWCHDSKREVPRFYKILDELNYNYANFKIIGLTKDKKGYFHDYTSFNITHTPTIIFYRNGTEIGRIIEKPDGSLESHLLRIISS, encoded by the coding sequence ATGAGATTCAAGATTATATCCATTTCCTGTGCCTGTTTGCTGGGCTGCGCCAGTATCTACCCTGGGAATAATCCCACTGTCGTTTTCGAAGATGGATACCATTTTGGTATTTTGAATAAATCATTGATTAAAAACCATGATACTAATACATGGTTTTCGAAACAGTATGATACCTACCGTCCAGAATTGAATCGGTTAGAACCATCCAACTTGCTGCACATATCCATCAAAGTTTTTATGGGTACATGGTGCCACGACAGCAAGCGAGAAGTTCCCCGATTTTACAAAATATTGGATGAATTAAATTATAATTATGCAAACTTTAAGATTATTGGGTTGACCAAAGATAAAAAAGGATATTTTCATGATTATACATCCTTTAATATTACCCACACACCTACAATTATTTTTTATCGTAACGGTACTGAAATTGGGCGTATCATAGAAAAGCCCGACGGATCTTTGGAATCTCATCTGCTAAGGATAATTTCAAGTTGA
- a CDS encoding sterol desaturase family protein — MENILQYFENIPTDHRSLLLVGGLAFFFLLEAGIPLFRFDYKKGKHALLNLFFTVVTLVINLFGAFLILMAADFNAKNGTGILNLFTMPLWMNIIFGLLLLDLLGAWLIHWIQHRVKWMWGFHIIHHTDQQIDVTTSLRHHPGENIFRLLFTAMAVFFSGASFGVVMMYQTLSVIFTQLTHANIKIFPKIDKFLSSVFVTPNFHKIHHHKSLPYTDSNYGNIFSIWDHIFKTSKYIKNMDKILYGLDTHMTLKESSNIKTLLLIPFQKYRSPVGSKFND, encoded by the coding sequence ATGGAAAACATCCTCCAATACTTTGAAAATATCCCAACGGATCACCGCTCCTTACTTTTGGTGGGCGGACTTGCATTTTTCTTTTTACTAGAAGCGGGAATCCCTCTCTTCCGGTTTGATTATAAAAAAGGAAAGCATGCCTTACTCAATTTATTTTTCACAGTTGTCACATTGGTTATAAATCTTTTCGGAGCTTTTCTCATTTTAATGGCGGCCGATTTTAATGCAAAAAATGGAACAGGAATTCTCAATTTATTTACAATGCCACTTTGGATGAATATTATTTTTGGTCTTTTACTACTAGACCTATTAGGCGCTTGGCTCATTCATTGGATACAGCATCGTGTAAAATGGATGTGGGGATTCCATATTATTCACCATACGGATCAACAAATAGATGTAACTACTAGTTTGCGACACCACCCAGGCGAAAACATATTCAGACTCTTATTTACGGCAATGGCTGTGTTTTTCTCTGGTGCATCTTTCGGTGTCGTCATGATGTATCAAACCCTTTCTGTCATTTTCACCCAGTTGACCCATGCCAATATCAAAATATTCCCAAAAATTGATAAATTCCTTTCTTCCGTTTTTGTCACTCCTAATTTTCACAAGATTCATCACCATAAATCCCTTCCCTATACGGACAGTAATTATGGGAATATTTTCTCTATATGGGATCATATTTTTAAAACATCCAAATATATAAAAAACATGGATAAAATTTTATATGGTCTCGACACACACATGACTCTGAAAGAAAGTTCTAATATTAAAACACTCCTATTAATTCCTTTCCAAAAATATCGCAGTCCGGTTGGGTCTAAGTTTAACGATTAG